One Marinibacterium anthonyi genomic region harbors:
- a CDS encoding TRAP transporter solute receptor, TAXI family translates to MNTTIRALLGATLLAVPTLASATDLLIGSTSASSSHYGYFVAVGQLVNEKTDGLKASVVETGATMDNIRRMERGQIDLGLVTTNVAQHAVAGTDEFDGKPQDLALLWVYTGAPQNVVIRKDAGVDSLSGLDGVRFNPGIRGSATEATTEAVFDTLGLKADYVRGSTTDIVDAIKDNRVAGYAKSGAGQKLDSSTMDIATSTDISVLGLTPEQVATLKADMPDISIVDIPAGAADGLPAYTTWSFGVGVAAPASLDEETAYQIVKAVMEDTTAQANAMASLKTDNLVDLTLTYGTIPLHPGAARWFREQGIELPEALRPAE, encoded by the coding sequence ATGAACACCACGATCCGCGCTCTGCTGGGCGCAACCCTGCTTGCCGTGCCGACCCTGGCCTCGGCCACCGATCTGCTGATCGGATCCACCTCGGCCTCGTCCAGCCACTACGGTTACTTCGTCGCGGTCGGTCAGCTGGTCAACGAAAAGACCGACGGGCTCAAGGCCTCGGTCGTCGAAACCGGCGCCACGATGGACAACATCCGCCGCATGGAACGGGGCCAGATCGACCTGGGGCTGGTCACCACCAACGTGGCCCAGCACGCGGTCGCCGGCACCGATGAATTCGACGGCAAGCCGCAGGACCTGGCCCTGCTGTGGGTCTATACCGGCGCGCCGCAGAACGTGGTCATCCGCAAGGATGCCGGCGTCGACAGCCTGTCCGGTCTGGACGGCGTCCGTTTCAACCCCGGCATCCGCGGTTCCGCGACCGAGGCCACGACCGAAGCCGTCTTCGACACGCTCGGGCTCAAGGCCGATTACGTGCGCGGGTCCACCACCGACATCGTCGACGCGATCAAGGACAACCGGGTCGCGGGCTATGCCAAGTCCGGCGCGGGCCAGAAGCTGGACAGCTCGACCATGGATATCGCCACATCCACCGACATCTCGGTCCTGGGCCTGACCCCCGAACAGGTCGCGACGCTGAAGGCCGACATGCCCGACATTTCCATCGTCGATATCCCCGCCGGCGCCGCCGACGGCCTGCCCGCCTATACCACGTGGAGCTTTGGCGTCGGCGTCGCAGCCCCCGCGTCGCTGGACGAGGAAACCGCCTATCAGATCGTCAAGGCGGTGATGGAGGACACGACCGCCCAGGCCAACGCCATGGCCAGCCTGAAGACCGACAACCTGGTCGACCTGACGCTGACCTACGGCACCATCCCGCTGCACCCCGGCGCCGCCCGCTGGTTCAGGGAACAGGGCATCGAGCTGCCCGAAGCCCTGCGTCCGGCCGAGTAA
- the gltC_1 gene encoding HTH-type transcriptional regulator GltC produces MMRNKLDLGDYAAVLTLCQSGAFRTAAEALGVSTSSLSRQISGLEQRLGTRLFDRDTRNVSPTAQGRVLADIAERMLNTAGSGMAEFESFLAARNGRLVIAGLPSVTAGLLPELLQRFTVTHPNVDLRILDALSDSVVRAVETGEADLGFTAGTIGATARLSFHRILDDEFVAVGTADGPLAQDRPYGWAELVDMPFIAMARGTSVRELLDSACLRIGRALEPRFEVTHLATAGALVGQGLGITALPTLTLPVLGASRHVLRPIPDFGAKRRIGLVWRSGRTLSPAAQSFVDLVRSVPVRSLTMSGP; encoded by the coding sequence ATGATGCGCAATAAACTGGATCTGGGCGATTACGCGGCGGTGCTGACCCTGTGCCAGTCCGGCGCGTTTCGCACGGCGGCCGAGGCGCTGGGGGTGTCGACATCGTCGCTGTCGCGCCAGATCAGCGGGCTGGAACAGCGGCTGGGCACGCGGCTGTTCGACCGGGATACGCGCAACGTGTCGCCCACGGCGCAGGGCAGGGTGCTGGCCGATATCGCCGAGCGGATGCTGAACACCGCCGGCAGCGGGATGGCTGAATTCGAATCCTTCCTGGCGGCACGCAACGGGCGGCTGGTGATCGCGGGGCTGCCATCGGTCACCGCCGGCCTGCTGCCGGAGCTGTTGCAGCGGTTCACGGTGACGCATCCGAACGTGGATCTGCGCATTCTCGACGCGCTGTCGGACAGCGTCGTGCGGGCGGTGGAAACGGGGGAGGCCGACCTGGGCTTTACCGCCGGGACCATCGGGGCGACGGCGCGGCTGTCGTTTCACCGGATCCTGGACGACGAATTCGTGGCGGTGGGCACCGCCGACGGGCCGCTGGCGCAGGACCGGCCCTATGGCTGGGCCGAATTGGTGGACATGCCGTTCATCGCCATGGCGCGGGGCACCAGCGTGCGGGAATTGCTGGACAGCGCCTGCCTGCGGATCGGCCGGGCGCTGGAGCCCCGCTTTGAGGTCACGCACCTGGCGACGGCGGGGGCGCTGGTGGGGCAGGGGCTGGGGATCACGGCGCTGCCGACGCTGACGCTGCCGGTGCTGGGCGCGTCGCGCCACGTGCTGCGGCCGATCCCGGATTTCGGCGCCAAGCGGCGGATCGGGCTGGTCTGGCGGTCGGGGCGGACATTGTCCCCGGCCGCGCAATCCTTTGTCGACCTGGTCCGGTCGGTGCCGGTGCGGTCGTTGACGATGTCGGGTCCCTGA
- the deaD gene encoding Cold-shock DEAD box protein A → MITPLSEALAERGYDTLTPVQEAVSAPELASSDLLVSAQTGSGKTVGFGLAIAPTLLGDDARFGPAAAPLALVVAPTRELAFQVMRELTWLYAKTGAQVTSCVGGMDMRTERRSLERGAHIVVGTPGRLRDHIERGSLDLSAIRAVVLDEADEMLDLGFREDLEFMLGEAPEDRRTLLFSATVPPMIATLAQQFQRDAQRINTVSSSDQHADISYQAVRVAASNSDHAIFNLLRYHDDQSAIVFANTRAAVNHLAARLANRGINTVILSGELSQTERTHALQAMRDGRARVCVATDVAARGIDLPNLTLVIHADLPTNTESLLHRSGRTGRAGRKGISALIVGPKAAKKAERLLGWAKIQAEWTTAPSADDILRKDEDRLLTDPAWDEPVTEDQAAFAEKLLARHDPQVIAAAYLRLYQSRHSAPEELLPPDSKPAVREKAAFGPSRWFALSVGRNDRAEARWLLPLLCRAGNIDKSAIGAIRVQDSETYVELSEASVQGFQSNLGPDGSLEEGVTARLLDSPPVIAPSRGPDRGDRGDRGPDRRPERRPERRPDRDRDRGPAMAKPDRAPRRDAPASAAPRDTRDTDPSVSAPDAAERPDFPNEAHTRFRPKDKPAKFNAKSGAKSGPKTGPKTGPKTGKPDFKSGKSDFKGGKPDYKAGKPDFKSGPRPAGKPTGKPAGKPAGKPTGKPAAHSAGPSAAKPARKPAASSADARDSSKRFTPPGKTPARKPRTKANFQKGGNTPPRRKP, encoded by the coding sequence ATGATCACCCCCTTGTCCGAGGCGCTTGCCGAGCGCGGGTACGACACTCTCACCCCCGTCCAAGAGGCGGTGAGCGCCCCCGAACTCGCCTCCTCGGATCTGCTGGTCTCGGCCCAGACCGGATCGGGCAAGACCGTGGGCTTCGGCCTGGCCATCGCGCCGACGCTGCTGGGGGATGACGCCCGCTTTGGCCCCGCCGCGGCCCCGCTGGCCCTGGTCGTGGCGCCGACCCGCGAACTGGCCTTCCAGGTCATGCGCGAACTCACCTGGCTGTATGCCAAGACCGGCGCGCAGGTGACGTCCTGCGTGGGCGGCATGGACATGCGCACCGAACGCCGGTCGCTGGAACGCGGCGCGCATATCGTCGTCGGCACGCCGGGCCGCCTGCGCGATCACATCGAACGCGGCTCGCTGGACCTGTCGGCGATCCGCGCCGTGGTGCTGGACGAAGCCGACGAGATGCTTGACCTGGGCTTCCGCGAGGATCTGGAATTCATGCTGGGCGAGGCGCCCGAGGACCGGCGCACGCTGCTGTTCTCCGCCACCGTCCCGCCGATGATCGCCACGCTGGCCCAGCAGTTCCAGCGCGACGCCCAGCGGATCAACACGGTCAGCAGCTCTGACCAGCACGCCGATATCTCCTACCAGGCGGTGCGCGTCGCGGCCTCAAACAGCGATCACGCCATCTTCAACCTGCTGCGGTATCACGATGACCAGTCGGCCATCGTCTTCGCCAACACCCGCGCCGCCGTGAACCACCTGGCCGCGCGCCTGGCCAATCGCGGCATCAACACCGTGATCCTGTCGGGCGAATTGTCTCAGACCGAACGCACCCATGCGCTGCAGGCGATGCGCGACGGCCGCGCGCGGGTCTGCGTGGCCACCGATGTCGCCGCGCGCGGCATCGACCTGCCGAACCTGACGCTGGTCATCCACGCCGACCTGCCCACCAACACCGAAAGCCTGCTGCACCGTTCCGGCCGGACGGGCCGCGCCGGGCGCAAGGGGATTTCCGCGCTGATCGTCGGCCCCAAGGCCGCGAAAAAGGCCGAACGCCTGCTGGGCTGGGCCAAGATCCAGGCCGAATGGACCACCGCGCCCTCCGCCGACGACATCCTGCGCAAGGACGAAGACCGGCTGCTGACCGATCCCGCCTGGGACGAACCCGTGACCGAGGACCAGGCCGCCTTTGCCGAAAAGCTGCTGGCCCGCCACGATCCCCAGGTCATCGCCGCCGCCTACCTGCGGCTGTACCAGTCGCGCCATTCCGCGCCCGAGGAACTGCTGCCCCCCGATTCGAAACCGGCCGTGCGCGAAAAGGCCGCCTTTGGGCCGTCGCGCTGGTTCGCCCTGTCGGTCGGCCGCAATGACCGCGCCGAAGCACGCTGGCTGCTGCCGTTGCTGTGCCGCGCGGGCAATATCGACAAGTCCGCCATCGGCGCGATCCGCGTGCAGGATTCCGAAACCTACGTCGAACTGTCCGAAGCCAGCGTCCAGGGCTTCCAGTCCAACCTGGGCCCCGATGGCAGCCTCGAAGAAGGCGTGACCGCCCGCCTGCTCGACAGCCCGCCGGTCATCGCGCCGTCGCGCGGCCCCGATCGTGGGGATCGTGGGGATCGTGGACCGGACCGCCGTCCCGAACGTCGTCCCGAACGTCGCCCCGATCGCGATCGCGATCGCGGTCCGGCAATGGCAAAACCCGACCGCGCGCCCCGTCGGGATGCCCCCGCCAGTGCCGCGCCCCGCGACACCCGCGACACCGACCCGTCCGTCTCCGCGCCGGACGCCGCCGAACGCCCCGATTTCCCGAACGAGGCGCACACAAGGTTCCGCCCCAAGGACAAGCCCGCGAAGTTTAATGCAAAATCCGGGGCAAAGTCCGGGCCTAAGACGGGGCCAAAAACCGGGCCAAAAACTGGCAAGCCGGATTTCAAATCCGGCAAGTCTGACTTCAAGGGCGGCAAACCGGACTACAAGGCTGGCAAACCGGATTTCAAGTCCGGCCCCCGCCCCGCAGGGAAGCCCACAGGTAAGCCCGCTGGCAAACCGGCCGGCAAGCCCACCGGCAAACCCGCCGCCCATTCCGCAGGCCCGTCCGCAGCCAAACCGGCCCGCAAGCCGGCCGCGTCTTCGGCCGATGCGCGCGACAGTTCCAAGCGGTTCACGCCCCCGGGCAAGACCCCGGCGCGCAAGCCCCGCACCAAGGCCAACTTCCAGAAGGGCGGCAACACCCCGCCCCGTCGCAAGCCGTAA
- a CDS encoding 5,6-dimethylbenzimidazole synthase, producing MQPIAHPNGLKPARPFSDAERAAIYRAIHERRDVRGQFLPDPIADDVLDRLLQAAHAAPSVGLSQPWNFLLIRDPAQRSRIRRAFERANDEARQMFDGPRRALYSDLKLQGICDAPLNLCITCDRQRGGPVVLGRTHDTDTDLYSTVCAVQNLWLAARAEGIGVGWVSIFHDTDLRRILALPDHVVPVAYLCLGHVRDLYDAPELQVRGWADRLSLSDLVFTDRWGGPATDP from the coding sequence ATGCAGCCAATCGCGCACCCAAACGGGTTGAAACCCGCCAGACCGTTTTCCGACGCCGAACGCGCCGCCATCTACCGCGCCATCCACGAACGCCGCGACGTACGCGGCCAGTTCCTGCCCGATCCCATCGCCGACGACGTGCTGGACCGCCTGCTGCAGGCCGCCCATGCCGCGCCTTCGGTGGGCCTGTCGCAGCCGTGGAACTTCCTGCTGATCCGCGACCCGGCGCAACGGTCCCGGATCCGCCGGGCCTTTGAACGCGCCAATGACGAGGCGCGCCAGATGTTCGACGGCCCCCGCCGGGCGCTGTATTCCGACCTCAAGCTGCAGGGCATCTGCGACGCGCCGCTGAACCTGTGCATCACTTGCGACCGCCAGCGCGGCGGGCCGGTGGTGCTGGGGCGCACCCATGACACAGACACCGACCTTTATTCTACCGTCTGCGCGGTGCAGAACCTGTGGCTGGCCGCCCGCGCCGAAGGCATCGGCGTCGGCTGGGTCAGCATCTTTCACGACACCGACCTGCGGCGCATCCTGGCCCTGCCCGATCACGTCGTGCCCGTCGCCTACCTGTGCCTGGGCCACGTGCGCGATCTGTACGACGCGCCCGAACTTCAGGTGCGCGGCTGGGCCGACCGCCTGTCGCTGTCCGACCTGGTCTTCACCGACCGCTGGGGCGGCCCCGCAACGGACCCGTGA
- a CDS encoding transcriptional regulator NanR has product MKLAKVKKVPADVQALNTLREAIIAGRIEQGSRITELELSESMAVSRATVRSALQQLAAEGLTVLKRYAGWTVLTLSAADVWELYTLRSAHERLAARIIAERMDDPMRARIEKALAGLLRTCETGDWVKISEADFQFHKQLVNLSENKRLIAQYALIEPQIRMYIVAIDRLIAEIDITTRQHKDIARVIMSGDVDAAGDIAEAHNLTDGKLFYDHLSAIPPQA; this is encoded by the coding sequence ATGAAACTTGCCAAGGTCAAGAAAGTCCCGGCCGACGTCCAGGCCCTGAACACCCTGCGCGAGGCGATCATCGCGGGCCGGATCGAACAGGGCAGCCGGATCACCGAACTGGAACTGTCCGAAAGCATGGCCGTCTCGCGCGCCACCGTCCGCAGCGCCTTGCAGCAACTGGCGGCCGAAGGTCTGACCGTGCTGAAACGCTATGCGGGGTGGACCGTTCTGACCCTGTCGGCCGCCGACGTGTGGGAATTGTACACGCTGCGGTCCGCCCATGAACGGCTGGCCGCGCGGATCATCGCCGAACGCATGGACGACCCGATGCGCGCCCGGATCGAAAAGGCGCTGGCGGGCCTGTTGCGCACCTGCGAAACCGGCGACTGGGTCAAGATATCCGAAGCCGATTTCCAGTTTCACAAGCAGCTGGTGAACCTGTCCGAAAACAAGCGCCTGATCGCGCAATACGCGCTGATCGAACCCCAGATCCGCATGTACATCGTCGCCATCGACCGCCTGATCGCGGAAATCGACATCACCACCCGCCAGCACAAGGACATCGCCCGCGTGATCATGAGCGGCGACGTCGATGCCGCCGGAGACATTGCCGAGGCGCACAACCTCACCGACGGCAAACTGTTCTACGACCACCTTTCGGCCATCCCGCCCCAGGCCTGA
- the dadA_1 gene encoding D-amino acid dehydrogenase small subunit, producing MTDKLGQRIAVIGAGVVGLSCALWLQKSGHRVTLFDPQMPDSPEAAQAACSFGNACTIALGACLPVASPGIHWQVPGMLMDRKGPLSIYWRDLPELTPWLLSFLGASRAAEHDRITAVLGEMMRHAEAGHGPLFEEAGAQDLIRRSGCLYLYRDEAEFRAAKGGIDLREREGVKMSILDAGQIREREPHLAPMYHKGLVFEDAYFLDDPYQYVRRLHHAVMGRGAEGIARHVGGIRSAPEGVLVLAGEEEWLFDRVVVAGGAWSRDLAAQVGDRVRLNTERGYHVLFDAQPGLLSGPTCYPGAGFYMTSLGEGLRAAGTVELGGLGRPMRPARTQVIEERTRVFLPSVGEVKREWLGFRPSTPDSLPVIGPSPTDSRVLYAFGHGHVGLTLAGLTGQLIAEVVDGRDTTIGLNPLRADRW from the coding sequence GTGACGGACAAGCTGGGGCAACGGATCGCGGTGATCGGGGCGGGGGTCGTGGGGCTTTCGTGCGCGCTGTGGCTGCAGAAATCGGGGCATCGGGTGACGCTGTTCGATCCGCAGATGCCCGACAGCCCCGAGGCGGCGCAGGCGGCCTGCAGTTTCGGCAATGCCTGCACGATCGCGTTGGGCGCCTGCCTGCCGGTGGCAAGCCCCGGCATTCACTGGCAGGTGCCGGGGATGTTGATGGACCGGAAAGGGCCGTTGTCGATCTACTGGCGCGACCTGCCGGAGCTGACGCCCTGGCTGCTGTCGTTCCTGGGCGCCAGCCGGGCCGCGGAACACGATCGGATCACCGCCGTTCTGGGCGAGATGATGCGCCATGCCGAGGCGGGGCATGGGCCCTTGTTCGAGGAGGCGGGCGCGCAGGATCTGATCCGGCGCAGCGGGTGCCTGTACCTGTACCGCGACGAGGCGGAGTTTCGGGCCGCAAAAGGGGGGATCGACCTGCGGGAGCGGGAGGGCGTGAAGATGTCGATCCTGGACGCCGGGCAGATCCGCGAAAGGGAGCCGCACCTGGCGCCGATGTACCACAAGGGTCTGGTGTTCGAGGACGCGTATTTCCTGGACGATCCGTATCAATATGTCCGGCGGTTGCACCATGCGGTGATGGGCCGGGGGGCCGAGGGCATCGCGCGTCACGTGGGCGGGATCCGGTCCGCGCCCGAAGGCGTGCTGGTGCTGGCGGGCGAGGAAGAATGGCTGTTCGACCGGGTGGTGGTGGCCGGCGGGGCGTGGTCGCGGGACCTGGCCGCGCAGGTGGGCGACCGGGTTCGGCTGAACACCGAACGCGGCTATCACGTGCTGTTTGACGCGCAACCGGGCCTGTTGTCGGGGCCGACGTGTTATCCGGGCGCCGGGTTCTACATGACCTCGCTGGGCGAAGGGCTGCGTGCGGCCGGGACCGTTGAACTGGGCGGGCTGGGGCGGCCGATGCGCCCCGCACGCACGCAGGTGATCGAGGAACGGACGCGCGTGTTCCTGCCATCGGTCGGCGAGGTGAAGCGGGAATGGCTGGGGTTCCGGCCCTCGACGCCGGATTCGCTGCCCGTGATCGGGCCAAGCCCCACGGACAGCCGGGTGCTTTATGCCTTCGGGCACGGGCATGTGGGGCTGACGCTGGCCGGGCTGACCGGCCAGCTGATCGCCGAAGTGGTCGACGGGCGGGACACGACGATCGGGCTGAACCCGCTGCGGGCCGATCGCTGGTAG
- a CDS encoding aldolase II superfamily protein, whose protein sequence is MFTNLTPDAETLRQTREDLAACFRAAADLGLSEGVCNHFSAVVPGREDLFLVNPFGLSFSEIRASDLLVCDHDGNVLQGDGTPEDTAFFIHSRLHKLVPRARVAFHTHMPYATALSMVEGPPLKWAGQNALRFYGRTLVDDDYNGLALDHSEGDRIAAAIGDADVVFMRNHGVMVIADTIAQAWDDLYYLERACEAQVIAESTGRPLVQVSPDVAQATYDQTQGVGSGLAKAHLQSIRRALDRKGSDYLQ, encoded by the coding sequence ATGTTCACCAACCTCACGCCGGACGCCGAGACCCTGCGCCAGACCCGCGAAGACCTGGCCGCCTGTTTCCGCGCCGCCGCCGACCTGGGCCTGTCCGAAGGCGTCTGCAACCACTTCTCGGCCGTCGTTCCGGGGCGCGAGGATCTGTTCCTCGTCAACCCCTTCGGCCTGTCGTTTTCGGAAATCCGCGCGTCCGACCTGCTGGTCTGCGACCATGACGGCAACGTCCTGCAGGGTGACGGCACGCCCGAAGACACGGCCTTTTTCATCCACTCCCGCCTGCACAAGCTGGTCCCGCGCGCCCGCGTCGCGTTCCATACGCACATGCCCTATGCCACCGCGCTCAGCATGGTCGAAGGGCCGCCGCTGAAATGGGCCGGCCAGAACGCCCTGCGCTTCTATGGCCGGACGCTGGTGGATGACGATTACAACGGGCTGGCGCTGGACCATTCCGAAGGCGACCGCATCGCCGCCGCCATCGGCGACGCCGACGTGGTTTTCATGCGCAACCATGGCGTCATGGTCATCGCCGACACCATCGCGCAAGCCTGGGACGATCTCTATTACCTCGAACGCGCGTGCGAGGCGCAGGTGATCGCGGAATCCACCGGCCGCCCGCTGGTCCAGGTGTCGCCCGACGTGGCCCAGGCCACCTATGACCAGACCCAGGGCGTCGGATCGGGCCTGGCCAAGGCGCATCTGCAAAGCATCCGCCGCGCGCTGGACCGCAAGGGGTCGGATTACCTGCAGTAG
- a CDS encoding phosphonate degradation operons associated HDIG domain protein — MDIVSFTQMKDGTREDYQLLRRKELEYAGKVSDRLMAELAKLEHDTLPGYRITRLEHSVQSATRAHRDGADIDWIVSTLLHDIGDALAPMNHDRFSAEIIRPFVRDECAWTVEHHGAFQMVYYAHHMDWDPNTRDAYRDSPYFQTCADFCERWDQSSFDPDYGSEPLEFFRPYVDQVFARKPWDDDVLQKGKVVGLPPLGA, encoded by the coding sequence ATGGACATCGTCAGCTTCACACAGATGAAAGACGGCACGCGCGAAGATTACCAGCTGCTGCGCCGGAAAGAGCTTGAATATGCCGGCAAGGTCTCGGACCGGCTGATGGCGGAACTGGCCAAGCTGGAACACGACACCCTGCCCGGCTACCGCATCACCCGGCTGGAACATTCGGTGCAATCGGCCACCCGCGCCCATCGCGACGGCGCCGATATCGACTGGATCGTGTCCACCCTGCTGCACGACATCGGCGACGCGCTGGCGCCGATGAACCACGACCGGTTTTCCGCCGAAATCATCCGCCCCTTCGTGCGCGACGAATGCGCCTGGACCGTCGAACACCACGGCGCCTTCCAGATGGTCTATTACGCCCATCACATGGATTGGGATCCCAACACCCGCGACGCCTATCGCGACAGCCCCTATTTCCAGACCTGCGCCGATTTCTGCGAACGCTGGGACCAAAGTTCGTTCGACCCCGATTACGGGTCCGAACCGCTGGAATTCTTCCGCCCCTACGTCGACCAGGTCTTTGCCCGCAAACCGTGGGACGACGACGTCCTGCAAAAGGGCAAGGTCGTGGGCCTGCCCCCGCTCGGGGCCTGA
- a CDS encoding ABC-transporter ATP-binding protein codes for MPDTPLVQITDLTIRARSHGRDMTVVDSVSLTLNRGEILGLVGESGAGKSTLGLATLGYTRDGCRLAGGSIRIAGREVIGAPYHDMRRIWGPVGGYVAQSAAAAFNPAHRLMRQITEGPVLRRQATRGEVETQVRGLFSALRLPDPDRFGSRFPHQVSGGQLQRTMTAMSLAGAPDFIVFDEPTTALDVSTQIDFLAAVKDTVRRLNTAAVYISHDLAVVAQMADRIMVLKSGRLVELGTTQQIMETPKEDYTRSLWAVKNIETPAPKPDAAPVLKVENLTVTYGTMTAVDAATLAVSPGKTLGIIGESGSGKTTLGRVVVGLQSATQGQVLFHGAPIAGSFRNRPPHLLRQIQMVHQSPDTALNPARRIGDVIRHQLARDRTIAPRDRDARMAEILDLVELPRSIADRYPAQLSGGQKQRVCLARALVGSPDCIVLDEVTSALDQLVAEGIIKLLRDVQRERNIAYLFISHDFNAVKAVAHDVAVMQRGEVVEQGPATQILTAPRAQYTKTLLRSVPEMRVGWLEDRLRESA; via the coding sequence ATGCCTGACACGCCACTTGTGCAAATCACCGACCTGACCATCCGCGCCCGCAGCCATGGCCGCGACATGACCGTGGTCGACAGCGTCAGCCTGACGCTGAACCGGGGCGAAATCCTTGGCCTCGTCGGCGAATCCGGCGCCGGGAAATCCACCCTGGGCCTTGCCACGCTGGGCTATACCCGCGACGGATGCCGCCTTGCCGGCGGATCGATCCGCATCGCCGGGCGCGAGGTGATCGGCGCGCCCTATCACGACATGCGCCGCATCTGGGGGCCGGTCGGCGGCTATGTCGCGCAATCGGCGGCGGCGGCCTTCAACCCGGCGCACCGCCTGATGCGCCAGATCACCGAAGGCCCCGTATTGCGCCGCCAGGCCACGCGGGGCGAGGTGGAAACACAGGTGCGCGGCCTTTTCTCCGCCCTGCGCCTGCCAGACCCCGACCGGTTCGGCAGCCGCTTCCCCCACCAGGTCTCGGGCGGGCAATTGCAGCGCACGATGACCGCCATGTCGCTGGCCGGCGCGCCCGACTTCATCGTCTTCGACGAACCGACAACGGCGCTCGACGTCTCCACCCAGATCGATTTCCTAGCCGCAGTAAAGGACACCGTCCGCCGCCTGAACACCGCCGCCGTCTATATCTCGCACGATCTGGCTGTCGTCGCGCAGATGGCCGACCGCATCATGGTGCTGAAGTCCGGCCGGCTGGTGGAACTGGGCACCACGCAGCAGATCATGGAGACCCCGAAGGAGGACTACACCCGCTCTCTCTGGGCGGTGAAGAACATCGAAACCCCGGCGCCAAAACCCGACGCCGCCCCGGTGCTGAAGGTGGAAAACCTCACCGTGACATACGGCACCATGACCGCCGTCGATGCCGCCACACTCGCCGTATCGCCGGGAAAAACCCTTGGCATCATTGGCGAATCCGGATCCGGCAAGACAACGCTGGGCCGCGTCGTGGTGGGCCTGCAATCCGCCACCCAGGGCCAGGTGCTTTTCCACGGCGCCCCCATCGCGGGCAGCTTCCGCAACCGCCCGCCCCACCTCCTGCGCCAGATCCAGATGGTCCACCAGTCGCCGGACACCGCGCTGAACCCCGCGCGCCGGATCGGCGACGTGATCCGCCACCAGCTGGCCCGCGACCGCACCATCGCCCCCCGCGACCGCGACGCGCGCATGGCCGAAATCCTCGACCTCGTCGAACTGCCCCGTTCCATCGCCGACCGCTATCCGGCGCAGCTGTCGGGCGGCCAGAAACAGCGCGTCTGCCTCGCCCGCGCGCTGGTCGGGTCCCCCGATTGCATCGTCCTGGACGAAGTCACATCGGCGCTCGACCAGCTGGTCGCCGAAGGCATCATCAAGCTGCTGCGCGACGTGCAGCGGGAACGGAACATCGCCTACCTCTTCATCTCGCACGATTTCAACGCGGTGAAGGCCGTGGCCCATGACGTGGCGGTGATGCAGCGCGGCGAGGTGGTCGAACAGGGACCTGCCACGCAAATCCTCACCGCCCCGCGCGCGCAATACACGAAAACGCTTTTGCGCTCGGTCCCGGAAATGCGGGTCGGGTGGCTGGAAGACCGGCTGCGCGAAAGCGCCTGA
- the ddpC_1 gene encoding ABC-transporter permease protein, which translates to MTQSQTLAAPRFPALANGLALLRTMPLATRGALIIVALYLFVFLFAPLLAPYGETDIVGEMYEPFSARFLLGTDQLGRDFLSRLIYGARNSIGIALATTCVSITVGFALGLFSAARGGWTDIAIARFLDIFLAIPQLIFALILIAVLGTSIPLLICILGLLEALKVARLARAAATDIMALDYIEVARIQGESELWIMLREALPNMRTLLTAEFGLRFCLVFLLVASLSFLGVGVQPPAADWGSMVRENATLITYGVITPLLPAAAIAVLAVSVNIVVDWLTASSMEDTDA; encoded by the coding sequence ATGACCCAGTCCCAGACCCTCGCCGCGCCCCGCTTCCCCGCCCTCGCCAACGGCCTTGCCCTGTTGCGCACCATGCCGCTGGCCACCCGTGGCGCGCTGATCATCGTAGCGCTCTACCTGTTCGTCTTCCTGTTCGCCCCGCTGCTGGCGCCCTACGGCGAAACCGACATCGTAGGCGAGATGTACGAACCCTTCTCGGCCCGCTTCCTTCTGGGCACCGACCAGCTGGGCCGCGATTTCCTGTCCCGCCTGATCTATGGCGCCCGCAACTCCATAGGTATCGCGCTGGCCACCACCTGCGTGTCGATCACCGTGGGCTTCGCGCTTGGCCTTTTCAGCGCCGCGCGCGGCGGGTGGACCGACATCGCCATCGCCCGCTTCCTCGACATCTTCCTGGCCATCCCCCAGCTGATCTTCGCCCTGATCCTGATCGCCGTCCTCGGCACCTCGATCCCGCTGCTGATCTGCATCCTGGGGCTTTTGGAGGCGCTCAAGGTCGCCCGCCTTGCCCGCGCCGCCGCCACCGACATCATGGCGCTGGATTACATCGAAGTCGCCCGGATCCAGGGGGAATCCGAACTGTGGATCATGCTGCGCGAGGCGCTGCCCAACATGCGCACCCTGCTGACCGCCGAATTCGGCCTGCGATTCTGCCTGGTGTTCCTGCTGGTCGCGTCGCTGTCGTTCCTGGGCGTCGGCGTCCAGCCCCCCGCCGCCGATTGGGGGTCCATGGTGCGCGAGAACGCGACGCTGATCACCTACGGGGTCATCACGCCGCTGCTGCCCGCCGCCGCCATCGCCGTGCTGGCCGTGTCGGTGAACATCGTCGTCGACTGGCTGACCGCCTCGTCCATGGAAGACACCGATGCCTGA